A genomic window from Polaribacter gangjinensis includes:
- a CDS encoding alpha/beta hydrolase family protein: protein MIRIICYVTIFILSVVTSFAQLKTEEVNLNNGVIQLPGTLSYTVEKSPLLIWVHGSGGVDRDGNPAKYIQQFREAVNKQNLAFFSYDKRTANPKNAAFLNDVLIDDFVSDIEVVISHFKNDVRFSSIILVGHSQGSLLAMMASKNVDKYISVAGAGETIDKTIIRQITNQNAAFGEMTAQHFKELKETGSIKEVNPNFVSLFAPQNLLFISSWMALNPVDEIKKVSIPTLIIQGDKDIQVLISDAENLSKAKPDAQFAFVKNMNHVLKTIEKDEDNLASYMSDNFSISKEFIKVITNFVLQK, encoded by the coding sequence ATGATTCGAATAATTTGTTATGTAACGATTTTTATTTTATCTGTTGTAACCTCATTCGCACAGCTAAAAACTGAAGAGGTAAATTTAAATAATGGTGTTATTCAATTGCCAGGAACTTTGAGTTATACTGTTGAAAAAAGTCCTTTACTGATTTGGGTTCATGGTTCAGGAGGTGTTGACAGAGATGGAAATCCTGCAAAATACATTCAACAATTTAGAGAAGCTGTAAACAAACAAAACTTGGCCTTTTTTAGTTATGACAAACGAACTGCCAATCCAAAAAATGCCGCTTTTTTAAATGATGTGTTGATTGATGATTTTGTGAGTGATATTGAAGTTGTTATCTCACATTTCAAAAATGATGTACGCTTTTCAAGCATCATTTTAGTTGGACACAGTCAAGGTTCTTTATTAGCAATGATGGCTTCAAAAAATGTAGATAAATACATTTCTGTGGCTGGTGCAGGAGAAACTATTGATAAAACTATCATCAGACAAATTACCAATCAAAATGCAGCTTTTGGAGAAATGACAGCGCAACATTTCAAAGAATTGAAAGAAACTGGAAGTATTAAAGAAGTAAATCCGAATTTTGTATCACTTTTTGCTCCTCAAAATTTACTATTCATAAGTTCATGGATGGCATTAAATCCTGTGGATGAAATCAAAAAAGTTAGCATTCCAACTTTGATTATTCAGGGTGATAAAGACATTCAAGTGTTGATATCTGATGCTGAAAACTTATCAAAGGCAAAACCTGATGCACAGTTTGCGTTTGTAAAAAACATGAATCACGTGCTAAAAACCATCGAAAAAGACGAAGATAATTTAGCATCCTATATGTCTGATAACTTCTCTATTTCTAAAGAATTCATCAAAGTAATTACTAATTTTGTTTTACAAAAATAA
- a CDS encoding Arc family DNA-binding protein, which produces MSKKKAFALRINEDMLNMIEKWAADEFRSTNGQIEWMLQQSLKDAKREPKKKQEE; this is translated from the coding sequence ATGTCTAAAAAGAAAGCATTTGCACTAAGAATTAATGAAGACATGCTCAATATGATTGAGAAGTGGGCTGCAGATGAATTTCGTTCTACAAACGGACAAATAGAATGGATGCTGCAACAATCTTTAAAAGATGCCAAAAGAGAGCCTAAAAAAAAGCAAGAAGAGTAA
- the pepE gene encoding dipeptidase PepE — translation MKNMIIASTSTVYGSDYLAYLLPEISILFKDADTVLFIPYARPSGISYDEYTRIVKNAFAKISKKVVGIHQFDNPKEALENAKAIFTGGGNTFELVNQLYKNDILSVLKKVLENGTPYLGTSAGGNICGVSMMTTNDMPIVYPPSFETLGCLPFNLNAHFIDAAQNSTHMGETRETRIKEFHVFNSTPVMGLREGSWLKVKGNSITLKGNLTARWFVPNKTPIEIESESEFAG, via the coding sequence ATGAAAAATATGATTATCGCAAGTACTTCTACAGTTTATGGAAGTGATTATTTAGCTTATTTGTTACCAGAAATAAGCATTTTATTTAAAGATGCTGATACTGTGTTGTTTATTCCATATGCAAGACCAAGTGGCATTTCGTATGATGAATATACTCGAATTGTAAAAAATGCTTTTGCAAAAATTTCTAAAAAAGTAGTTGGCATTCATCAATTTGACAATCCGAAAGAAGCATTAGAAAACGCAAAAGCTATCTTTACAGGTGGAGGAAACACCTTTGAATTGGTTAATCAGTTGTATAAGAATGATATACTTTCTGTATTGAAAAAAGTACTCGAAAACGGAACTCCATATCTAGGTACAAGTGCAGGAGGCAATATTTGTGGAGTATCAATGATGACAACCAATGATATGCCCATTGTGTATCCACCAAGTTTTGAAACTTTAGGTTGTTTGCCATTCAATTTGAATGCACATTTTATAGATGCTGCTCAAAATTCAACACATATGGGAGAAACTCGCGAAACACGCATCAAAGAATTTCATGTGTTTAATAGCACCCCTGTAATGGGTTTGCGTGAAGGAAGTTGGTTAAAAGTAAAAGGAAATTCAATTACGTTGAAAGGAAATTTAACTGCAAGATGGTTTGTGCCAAATAAAACTCCCATCGAAATTGAGAGTGAAAGTGAGTTTGCTGGGTAA
- a CDS encoding DUF6702 family protein: MNIQKTFLLLFIIPLFSFSVHKYYLSLTQIKFKPEAKSVQIIINVFMDDIELALNKDYNIDLQLTTKKELPNNDVYFEKYLREKLQFTLDGTPKKFNYIGKEYENDLVYFYLEIENIASVKNIQITNKILTKHFPNQQNLVKTKVGKVNKSILLNKDETSGILEH, translated from the coding sequence ATGAACATCCAAAAAACATTTCTCTTACTTTTTATCATCCCTTTATTTTCTTTTTCGGTACACAAATATTATTTGAGTCTAACACAAATCAAATTCAAACCTGAAGCAAAATCTGTTCAAATTATCATCAATGTATTTATGGATGATATTGAATTGGCACTAAACAAAGATTATAATATTGATTTACAACTTACTACCAAAAAAGAATTGCCCAATAACGATGTCTATTTTGAAAAATACTTAAGAGAAAAACTACAATTTACTCTTGATGGAACTCCCAAAAAATTCAATTATATTGGCAAAGAATATGAAAATGATTTGGTTTATTTTTATTTAGAAATAGAAAATATAGCCTCCGTAAAAAATATTCAAATAACTAATAAAATTCTTACAAAACACTTTCCTAATCAACAGAATTTGGTGAAAACCAAAGTAGGAAAAGTAAATAAAAGTATATTGCTTAATAAAGATGAAACCTCAGGAATTCTAGAACATTAA